In Gossypium hirsutum isolate 1008001.06 chromosome A10, Gossypium_hirsutum_v2.1, whole genome shotgun sequence, the DNA window acaaaaaaataatagcaatataataacGAAATAGCACTAGGCCAAAAAAACTTACTAAAGGCTTGACTTGTTTAGAAAACGAGCCTCGATTTTTACTCAAACTTATTTTTTTAGGtcaatatttttatctaaactctCATTTTTCAGACGGATATTCAGGCCAAGCCATCTCTCATGGCTCAATTACATTCCACACAACATCCAAGTAGATGGCAACTTGGGACCATATACATATTGGTTTTAAGGTAAAACGAAATTGGATCAATATCGAAACACAAATGAAATCATCAGTATGGTACTGACTACTTTAGTTAACAGCTACGATAAAAAGTAGGCTGTTTTAATCATATATAATAATAGCTGCTTCAAATTTACTACAAGAAAGAATAACACAACCAataaaaaatatggaaatttaACTCATACACAACACTATTTTACTACGACCAGAGAAGTTTTCTGTCTTTTACTAATCTATTTGAGAATTTTTTTCTCTCAGGTGACCGTATATCGTGGAGGATTTTGTCGTGTTTTGGTCCAGTTCTGGTTCGCCGATGAATGTTTCGATATGATTTGATGACCCTTTTGATTCCCTGTGTTCTCTGTACTGTTGGAGTTCTTGAGGATTGATGTACTATCTGTTGTTGGATTACCACATATCTTTGCTTTCGTATCAACCCCGAGATAATTAGTCAAGACCCTCTTCACTCCGAAGCCTCGACGATGCGGCTTAATGATGTTGTTATTGCTGTTGTGGTTGTTCTCCTTGAGAAAAGGAGATCTTTCTCCCTTTGCGGGGCTGATTAGCGGTGCGGGTGAAAAGTTCGGTGTAGAGATCGATGTTTTGTAGGGAGTGCTGCTGTTCAAGACTGGTACCGTATACGGGATGGAAACCTTTTTGTGTGCGATTACACTAACCGTAGGAACTGATGATAACTTGTCAGAATGCTTCGTTAAGTCGTCTACATATAGCAAATCGTCAATACGTGCAACGATGTTGTATGCAATGCTTTCCAAAACTCTTGAATAGCTTTCAAGAATGGACTTTCCAACATCCTGAAAGTTTGAAAAATAAGGTATGAATAAAAACATTCAGAGGGGATATAAAGTAGTTTTCAGGTTCGAAATTCCAAACCTTGTTGCATTGGATTTTGCTGGTATCTAATGTAGTTTGAGTCAAACCCGGAAATCGTTGCTTCAAGCAAAGCAAGAGAGTTTCAGCTCTTTCTGCTAGAAATTCTCTCTTGTCTCCATCAACCATAAGGTCCTTCACCATTTCCCATGATGATTTTGCAGTGGATCGGTTTGGGTTAATAGGAGGCTTCGAATGAGATCTTCGACGCCATACATATATTGCAGCTTCTACGCGGTTTGCAATCTCGAGAGCAACATGTTCAGAGGATAAATCCAGGAAATCAAGCAGACATTCGGCCGAGAATTGATCCGAAGTAATATACCTATAAATTAGGTCACCTAAACAAGCTCTTCCATTCTGCAACATCATTTCAAGAGATATCAAATACAAACCTTTTGGCATTGTCCGTTAGACGCAATTCATGAACATACATACCTTTGGAAGAGTATCCAAGTACGAATCCGGAACTTCCATTTCCGTTAATGAAATGCTGTTGATGGCCATTGCAGCTTTCAGTATTTGATTTGTGCACTCCCGGGTGTGATTTAATTGCTTTCTCGAATCATCACTAAGACCACCTGCAGGTACACGGGGCACGGGTAACCACCACTTCTCCTCCTGGCGTTGCAACGTTTGTCGGAACGAAGCCGAGCCATCAGCATCGGGGGCTATAATCCCTTGATCAACATACCAGAACTCAGTGTTGGTAAAACTATCTAAGATATCCTGCACCAGCAAAAACATGAACATGTTACCCCCCCCAATATGACAATAACCATTAAACATAAATTCAACCACTGTTAGTTCTTACGACAAGCATGTTATCGAGTTTACGAAGCGCGGCAAGATTGATGAAAATATCCGATCGAGGCCTGCAAGTCATCACCTATGAAAAATCACATGACAAACAGTTAAAATCCAAGAAACAACCCAATTTACCATCATTCAACTACAACAGTGAAAAAATTCCAAAAGATTAAAAGATGTTTTATTTTCCCATGCTTTCTCAGGAAACAAACAGGATTATACAGATTGAGAAagcaaaattcaaaaatttcacatGATTCTGaaatatttcttctttttttcttttaatggaAGAAACTTCAAATTTGTCTTTCTTATTGTTGAGTTGTCATAGCTAAAAACGGCAAAAACAGGCCAATTTAACACCATTCAACAACAATGAAAATTCCAAAAGATCAAAAGATGTTTTTATTTTCCCATACTTTCTCAGCAAACAAACAGAAAATTTCCACATGATTCTGAactatttcttcattttttataaccttttaatgggccaaaaaaaatattaaaaaatgaaaaaattacctCAAGCTTGCTTCCATCTGGAAAATTTTGCCAAGATGGTATAAACTC includes these proteins:
- the LOC107951707 gene encoding rop guanine nucleotide exchange factor 5; its protein translation is MEPLLKKKGDWSESVSGSNGAESKESSSNSNSSSSGSSSLKVRGSGSPPLLGWPIRRAITTTPSKNSDVCNGDDDKVGDQDDKFKKMGSRINEMDMMKERFAKLLLGEDMSGSGKGVCTALAISNAITNLCATIFGQLWRLEPISEEKKSMWKREMEWLVCVSDHIVEFIPSWQNFPDGSKLEVMTCRPRSDIFINLAALRKLDNMLVDILDSFTNTEFWYVDQGIIAPDADGSASFRQTLQRQEEKWWLPVPRVPAGGLSDDSRKQLNHTRECTNQILKAAMAINSISLTEMEVPDSYLDTLPKNGRACLGDLIYRYITSDQFSAECLLDFLDLSSEHVALEIANRVEAAIYVWRRRSHSKPPINPNRSTAKSSWEMVKDLMVDGDKREFLAERAETLLLCLKQRFPGLTQTTLDTSKIQCNKDVGKSILESYSRVLESIAYNIVARIDDLLYVDDLTKHSDKLSSVPTVSVIAHKKVSIPYTVPVLNSSTPYKTSISTPNFSPAPLISPAKGERSPFLKENNHNSNNNIIKPHRRGFGVKRVLTNYLGVDTKAKICGNPTTDSTSILKNSNSTENTGNQKGHQIISKHSSANQNWTKTRQNPPRYTVT